The following are encoded in a window of Pseudomonas graminis genomic DNA:
- a CDS encoding MFS transporter, translating into MRINALIVLLLTGLVAATYGFGIYLFAQLVPDMRASLGFDIAYVGTITAAGQAGFLASALLAAWLTPHVGGGWVIFGSGAVCALALLLMPLAQNVFLIGLLLTILAGTAATVFVPMVDVIASAVPYKYRGMAMGLVSSGTSYGVFINSLLVPFYAPQGEWRTVWWIVGLITVVLAVGVFLVFKRALLFMRNDESASDGAPRGGVLREALQGWVYAVWSMNFLIGFSTFPFQNYLSSYLRTELHFGVEYTAQIWASIGFVGMFSGLALGALSDRIGLRAAMLLVYVCVATAALILVVAPTGYWPLVAGVVFAVAFYPIFGLIPAYVSKMASRAALAVTIFGIANIMQGVGGMLGNYCAGLLASVSGSFVAVYGVIAGVAVVLAVLTVCLPNEPGGRQAA; encoded by the coding sequence ATGCGGATCAACGCACTGATTGTGTTACTGCTTACCGGTCTCGTGGCCGCCACATACGGTTTCGGGATCTACCTCTTTGCCCAACTGGTGCCGGACATGCGCGCCAGCCTGGGCTTCGATATCGCCTACGTGGGCACCATCACCGCAGCGGGGCAGGCCGGGTTTCTCGCCAGTGCGTTGCTGGCGGCATGGCTGACGCCTCACGTTGGCGGCGGTTGGGTGATTTTCGGATCGGGCGCCGTGTGTGCGCTGGCCTTGCTGCTTATGCCCTTGGCGCAGAATGTGTTTTTGATTGGCCTGCTGCTGACGATTCTGGCCGGCACGGCAGCAACGGTGTTCGTGCCGATGGTCGACGTGATCGCGAGCGCCGTGCCCTACAAATACCGCGGTATGGCCATGGGGCTGGTGTCGAGCGGCACCAGTTACGGCGTGTTCATTAACAGCCTGCTGGTGCCGTTTTATGCGCCCCAGGGCGAGTGGCGCACGGTGTGGTGGATCGTTGGGCTGATCACGGTCGTGCTGGCCGTCGGCGTGTTTCTGGTCTTCAAACGTGCGCTGCTCTTTATGCGCAACGACGAAAGTGCCAGTGATGGCGCGCCACGTGGAGGCGTTCTGCGTGAGGCGCTGCAGGGCTGGGTGTACGCAGTCTGGTCGATGAATTTTCTGATCGGCTTCTCGACCTTTCCGTTTCAGAACTACCTGTCGTCCTACTTGCGCACAGAGCTGCATTTCGGCGTCGAGTACACCGCGCAGATCTGGGCCAGCATCGGCTTCGTCGGCATGTTCAGCGGCCTGGCGCTCGGCGCGTTGTCGGACCGCATCGGCCTGCGGGCGGCGATGTTGCTGGTGTACGTCTGCGTGGCGACGGCGGCGTTGATTCTGGTCGTCGCGCCGACCGGCTACTGGCCGCTCGTGGCGGGCGTCGTGTTCGCCGTGGCCTTCTACCCGATCTTCGGACTGATCCCCGCGTACGTGTCGAAGATGGCGTCCCGCGCGGCGCTGGCCGTGACCATCTTCGGCATCGCCAACATCATGCAAGGCGTCGGCGGCATGCTCGGCAATTACTGCGCCGGGCTATTGGCGAGCGTCAGCGGTTCGTTCGTTGCGGTGTATGGGGTGATTGCGGGGGTCGCGGTGGTGCTGGCGGTGTTGACGGTTTGCTTGCCGAACGAGCCCGGCGGTCGGCAGGCGGCTTGA
- a CDS encoding GNAT family N-acetyltransferase yields the protein MHFALTPYDSLSPTQQRQVLEIELLPEQIRHVGDIHGGLHTLTARPVADRQGFVLLIDDTPRGFFVLKRRSLLPDWARDRPRITTTLHALMIDKRFQGLGLGKQCLRALPGLTQALWPDTEQLMLAVEAGNHPARQLYLTLGWQELPESDPNHASVERLMLLRL from the coding sequence ATGCATTTCGCGCTCACCCCATACGACTCCCTCTCCCCCACGCAACAGCGCCAGGTGCTGGAGATCGAGCTGCTGCCCGAGCAGATCCGCCACGTCGGCGACATCCATGGCGGTTTGCACACGCTGACCGCCCGTCCCGTCGCCGACCGGCAAGGCTTCGTGCTGCTGATCGACGACACCCCCCGGGGCTTCTTCGTACTCAAGCGCAGGTCGCTGCTGCCGGACTGGGCACGTGACCGCCCGCGCATCACCACCACATTGCACGCGCTGATGATTGATAAACGGTTTCAGGGTCTGGGACTGGGCAAGCAGTGCCTGCGCGCGCTGCCCGGATTGACGCAGGCGTTATGGCCAGACACCGAGCAATTGATGCTGGCGGTGGAGGCCGGCAATCACCCGGCGCGCCAGCTGTACCTGACGCTGGGTTGGCAGGAATTGCCCGAAAGCGATCCGAATCACGCCAGCGTTGAGCGG
- a CDS encoding Rap1a/Tai family immunity protein codes for MRKSIAAASALFALCVSTGALADGNKLLLECQDGINSMSGAVAQNGVGVGHCVGVLQATMDTLDLFHEAGGLPRLVCVPEGGIPMIQSMRIIVQSLQAHPESLHLNESVLVVAALKNAFPCQ; via the coding sequence ATGAGGAAGTCCATCGCGGCCGCGTCGGCGTTATTCGCGTTGTGCGTCAGCACTGGCGCTCTGGCGGACGGCAACAAGTTGCTGCTTGAATGCCAGGACGGGATCAACAGCATGAGCGGCGCCGTGGCGCAGAACGGCGTGGGTGTCGGCCATTGCGTCGGGGTCCTGCAAGCGACGATGGACACCCTGGACCTGTTCCACGAAGCGGGCGGATTGCCCCGACTGGTGTGCGTGCCCGAAGGCGGTATTCCGATGATTCAGTCGATGCGCATCATTGTGCAGTCCTTGCAGGCGCATCCCGAGAGTCTGCATCTGAATGAGTCCGTGCTGGTTGTCGCGGCGTTGAAAAACGCGTTTCCCTGCCAGTAA
- a CDS encoding type I restriction endonuclease → MEFLARVNALSAKIQQQSAAIQTEEATKTAFVMPFINSVLGYDVFDPLEVVPEYICDVGTKKGEKIDYAIMKNGEVQILIECKKIGEPLHINHAGQLFRYFHVTSARISILTNGRVYRFYTDLDAPNKMDDKPFLELDLLDLDEHALPELEKLTKSAFDVDSIISAAGELKYVGQIKREIAAQFTKPDDEFVKFFAARVYEGIITQKVREQFAVLTRKAAAQFLGDQVNDRLKSAISGPIQPTFAMAPVDSNPASETVEETEDDRVQTTLEELEGFHVVKAIVRSVVDAKRIVHRDTQSYFGILLDDNNRKPICRLHFNRSQKYIGIFDREKNETRHAIDSVDDIYSFSDHLKGVISHYS, encoded by the coding sequence ATGGAATTTCTAGCGAGAGTCAACGCGTTATCGGCCAAAATCCAGCAGCAATCTGCTGCCATCCAGACTGAGGAAGCAACCAAGACAGCATTTGTGATGCCGTTCATCAATTCTGTGCTTGGATATGATGTATTTGATCCGCTGGAAGTAGTCCCAGAATACATCTGCGATGTTGGAACCAAAAAAGGGGAGAAAATCGATTACGCCATTATGAAAAATGGCGAGGTGCAAATCCTGATCGAGTGCAAAAAAATCGGCGAACCCCTTCATATCAATCATGCCGGTCAATTGTTTCGCTACTTCCACGTCACCAGTGCGCGAATTTCCATACTCACCAACGGCCGGGTCTACCGGTTTTATACCGACCTCGACGCGCCCAATAAAATGGACGACAAGCCGTTTCTGGAGCTGGATCTGCTCGATCTCGACGAACACGCCCTGCCCGAGCTGGAGAAGCTCACAAAATCCGCTTTTGACGTGGACTCCATCATCAGCGCGGCTGGGGAGCTGAAGTACGTAGGCCAGATTAAGAGGGAGATTGCCGCTCAATTCACCAAACCTGACGATGAATTTGTTAAGTTTTTCGCGGCCCGTGTTTACGAAGGAATCATCACCCAGAAAGTTCGTGAGCAATTCGCAGTGTTGACGCGAAAGGCTGCTGCGCAGTTCTTGGGCGATCAAGTCAATGACCGGCTTAAGTCCGCCATCAGTGGTCCGATCCAGCCGACATTCGCGATGGCCCCTGTTGATAGCAATCCAGCGAGTGAAACGGTGGAAGAGACAGAGGACGATCGGGTTCAAACCACGCTCGAAGAACTGGAAGGTTTCCATGTAGTTAAAGCTATCGTGAGATCGGTCGTTGACGCCAAGCGCATTGTGCACCGGGATACGCAGAGCTATTTCGGCATCCTGCTCGACGACAACAATAGGAAACCCATATGCCGGCTACATTTCAATCGGAGTCAAAAGTACATAGGTATTTTTGATCGCGAGAAAAACGAAACCCGGCATGCAATTGATTCGGTCGACGATATATATAGCTTCTCCGATCACCTGAAGGGTGTGATTTCACACTACAGCTAA
- the coaA gene encoding type I pantothenate kinase, whose product MAPDDYLVMSSAEWAGLRASTPLTLSEEDLAALRGVNEDISLEDVANIYLPLSRLINLHVSAARNLDSIKDTFLGRPAKRQTYVVAVAGSVAVGKSTFARVLQALMARWPDHPRVDLITTDGFLHPNARLVADGIMHRKGFPESYDRKRMVKFLSDLKAGTPEITAPVYSHISYDIVPDQFFKVSQPDILIFEGLNVLQTEGNDGQKPGSIVSDFFDFSIYLDAEEGDIERWYVERFLMLQRTAFRARGAYFRELADLPPEKSPDAARKIWHDINRPNLLENILPTRERASLVVRKASDHSVKELWLR is encoded by the coding sequence ATGGCCCCTGATGACTATCTGGTAATGAGCAGCGCGGAGTGGGCGGGGCTGCGCGCCAGTACGCCATTGACGTTGTCCGAAGAAGACCTCGCCGCATTGCGAGGCGTGAACGAGGACATCTCGCTGGAGGATGTCGCCAACATCTACCTGCCGTTGTCGCGCCTGATCAATCTGCATGTCAGTGCTGCACGCAACCTCGACAGCATCAAGGACACCTTTCTCGGACGCCCTGCCAAACGTCAGACCTATGTGGTCGCGGTGGCGGGCAGCGTCGCGGTGGGCAAAAGTACCTTCGCCCGGGTGCTGCAGGCGCTGATGGCGCGCTGGCCGGATCATCCCCGGGTCGATCTGATCACCACCGACGGCTTTCTGCACCCCAATGCCCGGCTCGTCGCCGACGGCATCATGCACCGCAAGGGTTTTCCGGAAAGCTACGATCGCAAGCGCATGGTCAAGTTTCTCTCCGACCTCAAGGCCGGCACGCCGGAAATCACCGCTCCGGTCTATTCCCACATCAGCTACGACATCGTCCCGGACCAGTTCTTCAAGGTCAGCCAGCCCGACATCCTGATTTTCGAAGGGCTGAATGTGTTGCAGACCGAGGGCAATGACGGGCAGAAGCCGGGCAGCATCGTCTCGGATTTCTTCGATTTCTCGATCTATCTGGACGCCGAAGAAGGCGACATCGAGCGCTGGTACGTTGAGCGTTTTCTGATGCTACAACGCACCGCGTTTCGCGCGCGAGGCGCGTACTTCCGCGAGCTGGCCGACCTGCCGCCGGAGAAATCCCCGGACGCGGCGCGCAAGATCTGGCACGACATCAACCGTCCCAATCTGCTGGAAAACATCCTGCCGACCCGCGAGCGCGCCAGCCTTGTGGTGCGTAAGGCGTCGGATCATTCGGTGAAGGAACTGTGGCTACGCTGA